GTACAGCAGGTGTCAGTGAGAAATAGGTGCTGGATCCAATggccctgccactgctgctgaggTGTTTGCTGAGCAGGACTGTGCACaatgaaattataaattatcCCCTGTGTGGAGTTACCATCACCTCTATGCCCCCTGGGATTTCCAGCCTTGAGGCCCTTCGGTTGGATTCAAAATGTGCTGGTGATGCCCACAcctggcagcagtgccaggtgctAATTCAGAGTGTGTCAGATGGGCTGAGGGAtgtttgggaatggggaaggatgaggacacagccctgggactGTTTGTAACCCCCTAGATTGAGGGGCTGTctctgcctgcaggagctgcagcggGAGAACATGTTCCTCCGAGCACAGTTCACAGAGAAGACTGAGTCCCTCAGTAAGGAGAACATTGAGCTGGAGAGgaagctggctgctgcagaggtggaTGTGAAGCTGGTCCGGGAGTCACTGAAGGAAACGGTGCAGAAACATGCAGAGGAGCtaaagaaacaggaagaaagggTATGATCCTGTTGAGCtaaagaaacaggaagaaagggTATGATCCTGTTGCTCTGGAGATGTAGTAGTGCTGAGGTGAAACTTTTCTGTGGCAGTCTCTAATTGCAGGTGTTTTCTCATCTCGTTGTAGACTATGGCTTACAAGCAAAAGCCTTTCCTCCTGCAGTTAGAAGCATTTCAGTGGCTCCTCTTTTAACCAAAAAAATGCCTGTCTTTAGCTAAATGAGCAGAAACGATTTAAGGGGATCTTGTATTTTGGCATTGTGTGGTGTGCAAAAAGCTAAATGAGTGGGCTTGCAGAAGACTGAagaataaataagaaattaaataaactaAACTTGTCTGTGACTGTCCCTGCAGATAAAGGGAAGAGACAAGCACATTAATAACCTTAAAAAGAAATGCCAGAAGGAATCTGAACAAAATAGAGAGAGACAGCAGAGAATAGAGACCCTGGAACGATACCTGGCTGATCTTCCAACCCTTGAGGACCACCAGAAACAGAGTCAGAAGGTAAAACTTCCTCTGAGTTGCAATGGTGGCTCTTCACATACTTGCTCAGGTGACTTTTCTGTAGTTTACTTAAGTTTACATTTACTCCTCTTTTGTTGCAGCTGAAGGAATCTGAGCTGAAgactgctgccctgcaggaaaCAGTGCTGGCACTGGAAACAGAGCTTGGAGATGTCCAGGCTGCTTTCAGGgagcaagagcagcagctggaaacccGAAAGCACAAGGAGATGGAGCTTCTGTCCACTGTGCACAGGTAGAGTCAGGGATCAGCTTCATCTTGGCCCTGCAGGAATTGCTGCCTAAGGAGGGTGgtgcacagccctggcaggtgTGGACTGGGATACAAACAGGGCAGTACTGACATTTGATAGGAAATTAATTCCACTCCTCATATTGTCTCCCTCCTTAAAGTAAGGGAGaaattgtaaataattttttttttccccgtggTGTTCTGCTAATTGCAGCTTGCAGGACAAGTTGCAGCAGTATGCAAAGGATACAGAGAGAGGACCCCTTGGCCAGGATGGGGAGAGGCAGCAAATGGAGCATGACTCTCTGAAGAAGGAGTGTGACTGCCTCAGGAAGGTAAGGGGCTGTCCCAGGCAGGAatcacacatttttctttccactgactCACACCAGGCACTCAGATGAAATCAGGGACTTTTAAAGACACGATTGTactgaagcagctgttcctggaATTCCAGGCTGCAAGGTTCTAAAAGCTGTTCTTGATGTGATAACCACAGATTTTTCCAGTAatgctggggagaagctgcagaagaggggAGAGGAAAACCACAAGAATACAGTATCTCTGGTCTGGTTTTAGCTGATAAATCTAATGGTGCCTTTTGTCTAAGTCCACTTCTAAGAGCATCTGTTATTAGAGCAGTAAGTGgacaggaaagagaaggagaggagaTGCTGTCCTACTGAAGGAGAATTCCTGGTGGCATTACTGGATCTGTGTGGCCAGTTCTGATGCCTCTGCTTTTAATTCCAGATTGTGgacaaaaagcagaagaagaTGGAGCAGTTATCCTTGCAAGTCAAGGTGAGAAGTGACAGGGAGGGTCCCAGGACATGATAATATGCTGTGAAATTAGTTAGACTTACTGTGTTCACATGGTCTGTTCCAGAACCTGGAGGAACAGGTGGCCCAGGAAGAGGGGACAAGCCAAGCTCTGAAAGAGGAGGCGATGAGAAGGGAAaatgctctgcagcagctccgggCTGCTGTGAAAGAGGTCAGGGAGTGTCTGGAGTGCCCGGGTGTGGCACTGAATGAATGGATTGTCTTCTAGCAAGGCCCTGAATTTAGTCAGAAGCTCGATCTCTCCTGCTTCCTGCTAGTCAGTTGTCCTGTCAGGGCTGTGAAAGGAGCTGTACCCTGCTGGATAGCAGGAGAAGCAGGTTGTGCCTCGGGAATTTcatggggatgggatggaggaGCCAGCTGGGGGCAGCAGAACAGGAGCGCAAGCACAGCCTCGGCTGAAGGCCCGGGCAGAATCCACTCACAGGGGCAGCCCTGGAGGCAAggcacagccactgctgggGTGCAcgagctgctggaagctttcAGTGCTCTGGCCTGGGCAGGGACAGTGCAGTTTCACGGGGCACTTCTCGTTTGATCCAGTCCCCATCTGGGAGTGACACTGGCTCCTCTGGCCACGGCCTGGAGGGCTGGATGCAAACCAACTCCTGCCCTCAGTGCTCCCACCTCAGAGCAGGTGCGTTAAGGGTGGCAGTGCTGCCCCGGGTGCCCGCTGACACGGCGTGTCCGTGTGTCCAGCTGTCCGTGCAGAACCAGGACCTGATTGAGAAGAACCTGACGCTGCAGGAGCGGCTCCGGCAGGCGCAGCTgacagcccagcccctgcctgctgACACTGCCTGCCTGGCCCAGCAGCTGCACGGGGAGCTGGCCAGCTGCCTGCAGGATTTACAGTCTGTCTACAGCATCGTCACCCAGAGGGCTCAGGGCAAAGACCCCaacctctctctgctcctgggcATTCACTGTAAGTACGTTTCCTTTTGAGCGATGGCAGAACAAACCCTtcccttcctgtgctgtggcagaATTAAgtaacacacacagagcatggAAAGTTCTCTTTCTGGGCTTCTGACTGCTCTTTCTGTGGTTGGCTTACTTCAAAGGTGCATGTCATAATAACTGAATGTTAAGTAGAACCTCTTTTGCAAATGCGATTTGGTTTTTCTGGCTGACTTTCAAATGTGTGTGATGCTTGCTGAGAACTGCATGTGAGGAAACTCCCTTCTCTGACCCCACAGCTGTGCAGTACCCTGTGAAGGAGAAGGATGACCTGCTGAGCCCTGAAGGACTGGCCAAGAAACTGGTGGAGGTAAAACAGCTTCACAAAGAGGTGGAGGAGTTGAGGACTGCAATATCTGACAGATATGCTCAGGACATGGGAGACAACTGCATCACCCAGTAAAGAACACTCCCAAAGTAAGACAGGGAATGAAGACTTGAAACTCTCAGGAGTCTTGTGCTCCTACAACCCTAAACCTATTCAGCACTTTATCATCCCTCTGCTCGGGTACGGGATGTGTGACTTGTCTCATCTGAGAGGAATCAGGGGGTTTGTTGCCAGAGTGTTCAGCTGCTGACTGGCTAACTAGGATAATTCAGGGCTTCAGTGTCAGGCTTTGCAGTAGCTTTGATCTTGTGGAATGTGTTTTATACTGTgtttgctggagctgctgtggtcTCTGATGCTGGGAGATGAATTCTGACTTGCCTTCCAGGCATGTCAAATGCTGAACATGCAAATGTGACACTTACATTTCCTTTTAGCTGTGATTTTATGCCCTGGTCTTGCTGGTAACCTCCCTGTGCAGGTCCCGTGTGACCAGTGGGACCAGAGGGCTATCTGAGTGTTTGTGGGCTATCTGGATTccacaggcaggcaggtgtGCATGTTACACTGCTGGCATTTACACTGAGGTGCTACTGCCTTGGATTGATAGAGCGGAACCTGCTTTCCTCAGGTAAATGCTACCAGTGTCTTTTAGCAGCCAGCATGAATTGAGGAATAAAGCAACACTAAAAGACTCTGGAAACTCCCCTGGGCACTGTTACTCCAGAAGCCTTAAGCCTTTTTGTCCCCTTAAATAGCACTGGGAGTGGGCTGTGGTTCAGACTGCAGAGGAAGTGGATTGATGCTGAAGTGCCTTAATGAGATGGAAGAACCCTCTGCCCCCCACTCTGCTCTGTGCCTAATGCTTCCACTGGCAGGTGAGGAGCTGCTCTTCCATCTCACAGCCTTTTAGAGCCATCACAAACAATCCTGGGGAGCCCCAAGTGTCCCTTCAAGAGCCTCTGTGCCCATGGGGACACACCTCTGCTTTACTGGGAGAAAGCCATACTGGTCCTGCTGTGGAGAGGGTGACACAGGGAGCTCTTCCTGCAAGGCAGTGGCCACTTGGGCTTTGTCACAACCctgtccctccttccctgctcctctgcaaGTGATGGGATTTCTGAATGAATCATTGTGGGATCAGTTTCACTGTACCACATCCCTCCCTAACCCCAGTGACACCTTTACAGTACTGAGTCCGAGGGTGCGACTTTGGTTTTCATCTTAAGAGCAAGATACCGAGTTATGGCAGGGAAAAATCCTGCTGACATTTGTGCTGTTTGGCTGCTCTTGGTTCTCACTGGGGCTGTAAGCCCTGGGTTTGGCAGAAATGCTTTTGTTATTCTTTTGTGTTAAAATTTTAAGACCAAATCTGTTTTGTTCTGAGTGTTTGGCCACCATGGGGGGATGGTGGCAAGGAACTGGTTGGTTTGTCCTGCACGGGGAGCACGCAGCAGTGTGTGCCTGgcagtgtctgtctgtctgtcctgctcTCCCTGGGTGTTCTGTTCCTGGCTGtgtctgtccccaggctgctggtgctgcGTACTGAGCAAAAACACATTTCCAGGGCTATTTTTGAATCCTGCTGGTTCCTGCAGGTTCTTAGGGGCTTTGGGCACCATCTCCTTCTCCCCTTTGCTTTAAGGGTGCAAGATCTCATTCCTGGGTGCTGTGAGGGGACAGGTTtgccctctgcccctgcagaggtGATTCTGAGATGAGATTATCGTGGCTAAAAccacctcagctgctgcctggccctgtcccagcagctgggctgcccatgtcctgtgtcccctccaTGGGCACACGTCCTCTGCTTATCCTCGTGCACGCCTGAGCCCCTCTAGCCCAGAGGGGGATCCCAGGTGCTGTTTGCTGCTGTTGCAGGGGAAATCTTGAGCACTTTGTTACAGAACATCCCAGGCCAGGGCGACAGGACAGTGTCCCTCGCTGTCCCTCCTTCCTCGGTGTCCCGTGTCGTGCCCGGTCCCGTTGGACTCACTGTCTATGTACCAGCCTCCGTCTCAGCGCTTGTTTGTACCGAGTGTTTGCAGTATCAAATAAAGCTGCTCTGACCCACTCGTGCGACGCtctcctgcctgggcagggagggaggaagggacgCGCTCCGGGGAATGCTGCCGGTGCCCGGTGGGAGCGGTGCCGGTGGCTCCCCGGTGCCGCCGGGGCGGTGGCCCTGCCGAAGCCGCATGCCCGTTCCCGCTGGCCCCATTGGCCCCCGCAGTCACatgccgggcggcggcggggctgccgctcctccctccatccctccgtCCGTCCCTGCCTCCCTCGGCCGGGCTGAACGCTGGGAGCGGCCGCGATCGCACCATGAGCACCCTCAAGGTCTACAGCACCTCGGTGACCGGCTCCCGGGAGGTGAGCGCCggcgggcagggctgggagctccGGGGTTCCTTTTCCTGGGGTGGGTGTCTTTCTTCCTTGGAGCAGCGAaatcttccccccccccccaccccccaccccatcctTGGTGTCCCCTCCCCTGCTCGCGCTGTACCGTCCACATCTGTCCCCAAACCCACCCTCCAGGCGGGGTGGGCACTGTGCTGAGCCTGGCTGGCAGGCTGGGTGTGTGCCCACCCTTAGGGCTCTTCTCCATCTCCCCATAACCTGCCTTTCCCACCCGGGTTCCAGATCAAATCCCAACAGAGCGAAGTAACCCGAATCCTTGATGGGAAGAACATCAAGTACGAGCTGGTGGACATCTCCCAGGACAACGCTCTCCGGGAGGAGATGAGGGCCAAGGCAGGCAACCCCAAAGCCATCCCACCCCAGATCGTCAACGGGGACCAGTACTGCGGGGTGAGGCTGGGCTTGGCACCCTGGGCTAGGGTGGTGGGTGATGTCCTGCCTTGGCTTTGCTGCGGATATTTGAGGTGCTTTGTAAGTTATTTCTTGTGAGGTGCAGGGATGAGGTGCTGCCTAGAGTCACAGCTGCTCGCCTTGGGAGAAAAAGAACCCAGGCAGGGGCTTTGGGTAGCACTCCACTTTGTCCAGTCATGCTTGGCACAACCCACTGGTGCCAGGACTGTGAACCAGTTTGTGCCATGGGCTCAGGGACCCTCCTGCCTCATGAGTGACCATGTGGCGTTTCCCTGCAGGATTACGAGCTCTTTGTGGAAGCTGTGGAACAAAACACTCTGCAGGAGTTCCTGAAGCTGGCCTGAGCCCTGCTTCCCCTCCCATCCTGGACTCTACCTGCATTCCTGAGCTCCCTCATCTCTGACCACCTCCACCTGCCGGGTGTCAGCGCTGTCCTGGCACCGTGTgtatcccagcacagggaaaaacCCATGACCAAAACTCCTCATTGCAGCTGCCTCCGGCTCCCTCCCGCCTAACCCCGAGATCATCTCAGAGGGATCCAAAGAAAGTGTGACGCTCTCTGTGCTTGGcctgtgagcagagctgggcctgGCTCACGGCAGCTTCCAGTGCCTCTGTAAACAGCAAAGCCTCCGGGGCTGTGAGAGGTGCCCCTGGCCCTCAGCCCCCTCCTCTGCCTTGGTAGGGAAGGGCTTAGGGCTGTATGGTACTTCCCACTTCTCCCAGTTGCTGTTAAAATTGTAAATTCTGCTGCctcacttccttttcttttcatgtttttcctcaCTCTTTCATCTCAACTGCAGAGATTATGGCAACTAAgtaaagttttttgttttgtcttaaCTTAATGCAAAAATACTGCACAGAACTGGGGGTCTTAGTGCCCACCACGGTGGAGCTTTCTGGGGGAATGGGTGGGGCTGGAAGTgggatctgtgctgctctggccACCCTCCACCCTGACCAGGCTCCCTTGTGAGCATTAATGGCTCAGGGCTGCCCCAGAACAGCTGATGTTCCAGCTGTCCAATCTTTCCTCTTTGAGTTGGCTTTTTTGCAATCCTGGACCAagtgcattttgttttcctgccaaAAAGCAAGTTTATAACCAGTGTTGTCTTCTGAGATGCTATTAAATGTTACTGTACCTTTCACGGCGCTACtcttgcatttcttttaaattcgGTTTTATTTTGGCTACAGGTTAAACATCACCCTACCTGTGATTGTGAGTCATTTCCAGCTGAGAAGCTGAGTGAGTTGTacgtgctgctgcagcctgacaCAAAGATCTTAACACCTTAGATTGCTGCTGCTAATCAAAGGCTCCCAGGCCGTGTCTGAATGTCCTACAGCGCAGTAGTGACAGGTACCAGAGCATTCCTCTCCTCTGTGTGGTGACAGGGGCAGCCCGGGGCAGGGACAGCCTCAGCCAGATGTGGGAGTGCAAAACAAACCCTTGGCACAAAGATTGCCTAGACCAGGATACAGAGGGGCAGGGGAaacagctgctcctggatctACGGCAGGTGGAAAAAAGGAAGCTGAGGGAGAGCTGTGTGGGTTGAGTCACTGCTCATATGGGGAGCTGtggaagcagctgtgtttgctTCTTGTGTTTGAGTTGTGCAGCTCTGGTCAGAGGGGTCTGGGAggagctctgggcaccctgagcTTCCACAGCAACAGTGCCTTTGAAATCTAAAGGAAGTGGAAATTGCAGCTGAAAGAAAGGGTTTTACTGGGAGCCTTTAGTGAGGGCTGGGTCTCTGCAAAGAGGGAACCTGCCAGAAGGCCCTGCCTCGCATGAGTGGGAGTGTTGTCAGCTGGGAGTCAAGTGAGAGCTTGTCACAGCTGGAATGGGAAGAATGcgctggggaaagggaaaggggaaagtgcagccccagcccacgggagagggaggaagatgCTTTATTCAGGGTTGGGCAGAGACACGGAGGGATTATGCTGTCTCCAGTGACACGGTGTCCTGTTGCAGCATCCAGCGGGGGGAGGAGGGCGGGTACCTCCAGGCAGGCTGGAGCCAGAGCCCCGCTGCAGCTGGGGGCTGTCCAAGGGAAGGAGCTGTGCACGTACAGGaaacccagcagcaggagctcctggctgagtccagcctggctcagccccagcactgcaATGGCTCAAGGCCTTCAGGTTTAGCTCCAGCAGAGACCATGGAACAGAGCCTGTTTGTCCCCTGGTGTCAGTGCAGGTGAAATCTGTAGGGAGCAGCTGTGTGTAGAAAGCAAACTGGCCCTGGCTGTGTGTccaccctgctgctccagagTTCCTGAGCCCAGCTAAGGAACTGCCCAGAAGCTGGCAGGCTCCCCTGGGCAGGGGTCAGCCTGTGTAACCCTGCACAGAGACCTGGAGCCCAGGTGAGCTGGTAGaagtgtccctgtgctgggacccacctgtcctggggagcagcagctgctgtgaggcAGCAGGACTGGGCCTGGCCCCCTCTGCCAAATGGCTGCTCCGAGCTCTTCTCCATCCCAGGTAATGGCACAGTGAAACtaaatctggaaagaaaaacctctccctttttcccagccagggcaggTTCTGTAAGGTGAGAGGCAGCTCCCTCCCTGTGAGGAGCTCTTAGGCTGTTTTCTGGGAGGGGTCtctcctcctcagcagcagggaagcaCTGGGAACCAGCCCACATTCCTGCAGGCTCCTGGAGTTGTCCGCGTACACCCTCTGGGGAAAGGTGCTGATGATCTCATATGAGTCCGAGTTTCCACCCCTAGGAAAGAACAGCACAGTCTTCTCCTACTCATGGGATCCCCCAAGGTTTTGCTTTGACTGAACCAGCTGTGGTTTTGCAAGCCCAAATTGCAGCCAGTCAGGCACGGAGCAGCCTGTccagctgcacagctgcagtggggaggaaggaggctcGAGCATCccaccagcactgagctcaTCCTGGGCTCACACTGAGGCCAGGGCCATGGCCTGCAGCAGGAGTGGGAAGAGGGGGAGAGCAAAGGGGGCCCTCAGCCATCTGGAACTGTCCCCAACAGCCTGAGGGGGCCCTTGTACAGCATTTAATGTGTTGGGACACAGAGCTGGCTAAGCCAAGCAAAGGCTACAGCTCAGCTTCCAGCACCTTGGGAAGGGTGGCACAAGTTGGGTGAGTGCTGGAAGGAGGCAAAGGCAGTGATGGGTCTGGATGTGATGGCAGTTTTAGGAAGACAGAAGTTGATTTCTGTGGCTGTATGGCAAAGGTGGGTATGAAATGCTCTGAGCTTCTCAGGATCCTGGCACTGCTTCCTGGAGCGTGTCAggtgggcacagggctggggctgtgacaCAGCTCAGGCTGAGGTTTCAAGCTCCAAGACCTCAAGAACCCTTTTCTGGGGTTCTGCAGAATCAGGCAAGGAGGAGAGGGAGTCCTGGGCTACCTGATGTGGGCGAGGTGCTGGCGTAGGTCCCCGACGGTGTCTGAGAGCAGCATCCTCACCTCGAACGTCTGCTCCCCGCTCTCGGATCTGATGCGCAGGGTGCAGAAATCAGGGCCAGGAGCTCCAGCCTCCTCAGCAGGCTTCACCCTGAGGATCAGAGAACCAAACCAGGGGAGAGGAGTTCTGTGTTTGGGAATGTCCTTGGGGTGAGGCCCCAAACCAACCCACTGCCCaaactgctgctgtgctttccTAGCCTGAAGGTTCCTTCAAGAGGGTTATGGACCTTTTttagctttttcattttaaaccaGGGCTGTCTGCTAAGTACTTCGCCCTACttctttgattaaaaataatctgcttgggtttttttcattagctATTTGGGTCTTGGCTTGCCAGAAGACTGAGTGGAAAAGTGCTGTTAGTGAGACCTGGGCATCAATTTCCTGCAGGGGTTCTCCCATCTAATATGACTGCAAAGAGCTCTTTCAGTGGTTTCAAACTCTTAGGCCTTGGTTTGCTGTCGGGAAAACTTTCACATAAAGAAGTGACATTTTGAACAACAGAAGCTTTTTGTTAGGGATGTAAAATATGGCATATTTGTCATGAAAAATTCAGTGGTTTTCCCAAAGGACTGAACTTAGCATTTTGTCTGTGTCTAAGATCTAAAAGGGGAAAGTCCATTTACTTCCTCAGCTGAGCTCCCTGAACTAAACCTGCAGTGAtgaaacaggaggaagaggagatcctggcagggcaggggatgggggAGCTGTACCTGCACCTTTCCAGGGCAGCCAGCCCAGGTGTTTCCAGCAGGATTTCTTTGCCGTTCTGCTGCCCACCAGAGCCCTGCAACCAAAGCAGGTGAGTGTCAGGgagagcagccagtgctggcacagccacaagGCAAGTGCCACTGCTCTGGTGCAGCCTCTCTGGGAGGTtacacagagctgagagaggcCCAAGGAGGGGGTGCAGGGAGCTGAGTCCAGAGAATGGCCCCTGGTCTCTTCCTGGGGGTGTCTAGCAAGTCCCCTCATACCTGtggtgctgctccagccacacctCGGGCACTGCCCACTCtccctctgtgctctgggggCTTAGAGAGCTCATTGGGAACCTGCTCCGAGGAAGATCTGGGACCTACCAGAGCACAGGGGAGATACATCCACATGTGACCTTTGTGGCAAACATTTTGGCCCCAGAAGAAGCTGATTTGGTGaaaggagagagcagcagccgACAGGGAGAGCTCTCGGCACCCCAGTGAGGCTGAGAGCAGCTCTCAGGTTCCTCCCTTGAAGTTGTCCCACTTCCTGCCCCACTAAATATTTGATTGTCAACATCCACAGTGAGAACAGTGCAGCCTGTTCAGTGCACAGCTGGGAtgcacagcaggcagggagctctgctgggatAAACGGGGACTATCACCATTTTTACAGACTTGGACATTTTTCACCTTGTGAGGGTGTATTTGTAGGTGTCCATTCCTTTTtgcttgactttttttttttttaatttctcttttgctgCTTAGATAAAGGGGATATTTAACTTTAACCTTGGAGTGACTGAGCACAGTTGTGTGTAACCAGAAAGCTTTTCTCATGAGTGATTCATGTGGTGATTTGTTTAGTGATGCACTCACAGACCTAgtgatttctgtttctctgactGGCTTTGACTTCCCAACCCTGTCAGATATTGCTTACACAGACTGTGAGTGTCTAGAAACAAAATGAGGAATCTGTGGGCTTTGGTGTCCCATATTCTGTTGTAAAAGTCTGAAGAGAAACTGTCCCATATTTAGTACAGTTAAGGTTGATTTAGCTTAATGATATCTACATTTTTGGAATGAGCTTGTAGGAGAAAGGAGCATTGTTTGCAAGCAGCTGTCCCCCCAGGCCTGCAGGGTTACCTCAGCAACCTTTGATGTAGTGAAGGTGGAAGGATCTTGGCCTTTCAGAAAGGCACTGGGCAGATGTGATTTTGGAAACCTGCTGAATTTCTATTCCTTGATTACTTGTCATGTCTCATTCTTAAGCAGGATGAATGCTGAGAGGATCCCGTGTgtgctgctggctcccagctcctgaggcAGCACCAGGCCCTGACCCAGAAGTGTTCCTTCCCTTGCTGAGACCCTGACATTCCCCTCCTACCACCTGTACTGCCCTGCTAAGATTTAAGAATCCTCCTCTTCAAGAATGAGCTGCATTTTTGAGGCAGGTTTAAGATTTTACCTGGGATCTTGGAGGTTTCCTGCACTTGGTTGGATTCTGAAGTACCCACCACGTGGCCAAGGCCAGGAAAACTCCCTGGAGGGTCTGGCTTCTGAAACACCACATCCCTCCTGTCAGTGACCTGTAAGCAAATCTGGCTGTTGCACAAGCTCCTCTTGCTGCACCAGAGCCCAACAAACCACATTAATGACAACCAGCAGTTGTAAACCCCAAATGAAACCAATGATGCACAGGTTATAGGGAACCAGAGCCTCCAGAGCTTTCACAATCCCCCTTCCATGTGACTTCTCTCTAACCTCcacactcccagctctccccgCCTGAGCAGGTCCTGCTCATGCAGTTGTGCCCTGGTTTGTCCATGGCAGAGGGAAAGTCCAgcctctggctgtgcctgctgaCATTTCAGGAACGCTCCAGGACCTAGATTTGAGTCCTCTGAGGCTCTCTGCCTGCAAAAGTGGTTTTGGCTCTTTGCCATTTCTGAGAAATCAAAAACTGGGCCCTAAGAGAACCTCAGGTGGCCAAATCCATTTAAACTGTGGCAAAATAAACTCTCACGACATCCTCTTTAAAAGGTACTTGTTCCATCTCACGTTAAAAGCTTTTCCAGGGGAGCTATTGGAGAActttcttccctccttttcGTGACACAGCTCTTAATTTCCTGCTTGTGCTGCTTCTCTTACAGAGCCTGCTGTGCTCATAGAAGCCCTGTTCTAAGGCAGGTTCACTGAGGCACAGAAACCCTTAAACCTTGATGCTGAAACACTGCCTGTAACGGCTGCTGCAGgtgccctccttgtccccagccacacctgcacagcaccacaAACCTCAACCTCCCCTTGCTCTGGGGACCAGCCAGCAGATTGATGAAAGAAAACCTAAGCTGTCTTGGGAAGCAGGAAAGCGATTTCACAGCC
Above is a genomic segment from Cinclus cinclus chromosome 26, bCinCin1.1, whole genome shotgun sequence containing:
- the SH3BGRL3 gene encoding LOW QUALITY PROTEIN: SH3 domain-binding glutamic acid-rich-like protein 3 (The sequence of the model RefSeq protein was modified relative to this genomic sequence to represent the inferred CDS: deleted 1 base in 1 codon), whose protein sequence is MPVPAGPIGPRSHMPGGGGAAAPPSIPRPSLPPSAGLNAGSGRDRTMSTLKVYSTSVTGSREIKSQQSEVTRILDGKNIKYELVDISQDNALREEMRAKAGNPKAIPPQIVNGDQYCGDYELFVEAVEQNTLQEFLKLA
- the CEP85 gene encoding centrosomal protein of 85 kDa, encoding MAALERDSELRLLQKNPLDPSTCQKSKFLEAEWKTPMLTVKSQSCLSRCPSVAESGDGGIGTSCSDSTEDFCNSSSSSSFHPIKTQVTIPTAHVMPSTLGASPSKLCPAGDQASAKPAVPASAPEHPGLTRNGDFNSGKSSQVPPRDLLRLRRASGHNGCEHSWPPAAEHRTEDAWKFDTPAIEQTLNQSLFLDSLCTDPLHRCQKFNPSSEAGKDHYKVLPESKQAPGSNGAGEPRDGTWPRGSRLMPAGLQANNFYSKPVVAPPARVWMQEGCTLHPHQGVCELSAWKQQLDKVRLQVEQMQLQNGGTCPHSSMFSPSLPAPDPAQWINILNSNENLLKEKELLIDRQRQHISQLEQKVRESELQVHSALLGCPASYGDVYMLRMQELQRENMFLRAQFTEKTESLSKENIELERKLAAAEVDVKLVRESLKETVQKHAEELKKQEERIKGRDKHINNLKKKCQKESEQNRERQQRIETLERYLADLPTLEDHQKQSQKLKESELKTAALQETVLALETELGDVQAAFREQEQQLETRKHKEMELLSTVHSLQDKLQQYAKDTERGPLGQDGERQQMEHDSLKKECDCLRKIVDKKQKKMEQLSLQVKNLEEQVAQEEGTSQALKEEAMRRENALQQLRAAVKELSVQNQDLIEKNLTLQERLRQAQLTAQPLPADTACLAQQLHGELASCLQDLQSVYSIVTQRAQGKDPNLSLLLGIHSVQYPVKEKDDLLSPEGLAKKLVEVKQLHKEVEELRTAISDRYAQDMGDNCITQ